The proteins below come from a single Pseudomonadota bacterium genomic window:
- a CDS encoding FMN-binding glutamate synthase family protein has translation MAKTKEDVTEHAPGTTRNKDILGENFLFTPRVVDDIHIKAELGRYRMRGMALFKKIPTWDDLTFLPGTLTRFVIEGYREKCDTKTVIGPRAKRPIELDIPVYVTGMSFGALSYEAKTALARGATMAGSATCSGEGGMIPDERRFSEKWFYQCIQSRYGFNPHHLLLADGCEFFIGQGCKVGLGGHLMGQKVTDQVAEMRSLPAGIDQRSPARHPDWLGPDDLALKIQEIREATDHQIPIQLKLGAARVYDDVRMAVKCDPDSIYIDGMEGSTGAGPHLATEETGVPGIAAIRQARRAIDDLGKRGEITLIYAGGVRNGGDLAKALALGADAVAIGTTVMMALNCNKDIPEADYEGTIGVPAGYCYHCHTGRCPVGVATQDEELRKRLNPDDAAERVYNILHTLTIEAQMMARACGKTNVHSLEPEDLAALTMEASAMAGVPLAGTSHTVGVADYHHL, from the coding sequence ATGGCGAAAACAAAAGAAGACGTCACCGAACACGCACCGGGCACGACCCGAAACAAGGATATTCTGGGTGAGAATTTCCTGTTTACCCCGCGTGTTGTCGACGACATCCACATCAAGGCCGAACTGGGCCGCTACCGCATGCGTGGCATGGCGCTGTTCAAGAAGATCCCGACCTGGGACGACTTGACCTTCCTGCCAGGCACGCTGACCCGCTTCGTGATCGAAGGTTATCGTGAGAAGTGCGATACCAAGACGGTCATCGGCCCGCGCGCCAAGCGACCGATCGAGCTCGACATCCCCGTCTACGTGACGGGCATGAGCTTTGGCGCGTTGAGCTACGAGGCGAAGACCGCGCTGGCCCGCGGCGCGACGATGGCTGGCTCGGCGACCTGCTCCGGCGAAGGCGGCATGATCCCTGACGAGCGCCGCTTCTCCGAGAAGTGGTTCTATCAGTGCATCCAGTCGCGCTACGGCTTCAACCCGCACCATCTGCTGCTGGCCGACGGCTGCGAATTCTTCATCGGTCAGGGCTGCAAGGTCGGTCTGGGCGGCCATCTGATGGGCCAGAAGGTGACCGACCAGGTCGCCGAGATGCGCTCCCTGCCCGCCGGTATCGACCAGCGTTCGCCGGCGCGCCACCCCGACTGGCTGGGCCCGGACGATCTGGCTCTGAAGATCCAGGAGATCCGCGAAGCCACCGATCACCAGATCCCGATCCAGCTCAAGCTTGGCGCGGCGCGCGTCTATGACGACGTGCGTATGGCGGTGAAGTGCGATCCCGACTCCATCTATATCGATGGCATGGAGGGCTCGACCGGCGCCGGCCCGCATCTGGCGACCGAGGAGACCGGTGTGCCGGGCATCGCGGCAATCCGTCAGGCGCGGCGTGCCATCGACGACTTGGGCAAGCGCGGCGAGATCACGCTGATCTATGCCGGCGGCGTCCGGAACGGCGGCGATCTGGCCAAGGCGCTGGCGCTGGGCGCCGACGCGGTGGCCATCGGCACCACGGTGATGATGGCGCTCAACTGCAACAAGGACATCCCGGAGGCCGACTACGAAGGCACCATCGGGGTCCCCGCCGGCTACTGCTATCACTGCCACACCGGCCGTTGCCCGGTAGGCGTCGCGACCCAGGACGAGGAGCTCAGGAAGCGCCTCAACCCCGACGACGCGGCGGAGCGTGTCTATAACATCCTGCACACGCTCACCATTGAAGCGCAGATGATGGCGCGCGCCTGCGGCAAAACCAACGTGCACAGCCTGGAGCCGGAAGACCTTGCGGCTCTGACCATGGAGGCGTCCGCCATGGCGGGCGTGCCCTTGGCCGGCACCAGCCACACGGTCGGCGTCGCCGACTACCACCACCTTTAG
- a CDS encoding GXGXG motif-containing protein, which translates to MAKLETDDHVSHEMGLHTEQLTGRTQQRFFDLEESDNLLYPEAPDVDFNKRAEVDAAEMEISEINLKIRSLMAEGYGSIVIKNPLARHSLGVGILSRLNLTFEGSLGYFGVGLIDGPNVRVTGRVGWSCAENMMAGTVVVEKNAGSTFGAAIRGGDLVCKGDVGSRTGIDQKGGTIIVGGRTGAFSGFMMQRGRMVVLGDAGKNLGDSMYDGTIFVGGKIEDLGVDAVEGEMTELDKAWLERKLKMYGLEAPNGVENMTKIVAGKQLWNYDNLEPSEKKIVL; encoded by the coding sequence ATGGCGAAACTAGAGACAGACGATCATGTCAGCCATGAAATGGGGCTGCACACCGAGCAGCTGACCGGACGTACCCAGCAGCGCTTCTTCGATCTCGAAGAGTCCGACAATCTGCTTTACCCGGAAGCGCCGGATGTCGACTTCAACAAACGTGCCGAGGTCGACGCCGCCGAGATGGAGATCTCGGAGATCAATCTGAAGATCCGGTCGCTGATGGCGGAAGGGTACGGTTCGATCGTCATCAAGAACCCGCTGGCGCGCCACTCGCTGGGCGTCGGCATCCTGAGCCGCCTGAACCTGACCTTTGAAGGCAGCCTGGGTTACTTCGGCGTTGGCCTGATCGACGGTCCGAACGTGCGCGTCACCGGACGCGTCGGCTGGTCGTGCGCGGAGAACATGATGGCCGGCACGGTCGTGGTCGAAAAGAACGCCGGCTCGACCTTTGGCGCGGCGATCCGCGGTGGCGACCTCGTCTGCAAGGGCGATGTCGGTTCGCGTACCGGCATCGACCAGAAGGGCGGCACCATCATCGTCGGCGGGCGCACCGGTGCGTTCTCCGGCTTCATGATGCAGCGCGGCCGCATGGTCGTGCTGGGTGACGCCGGCAAGAACCTCGGCGATTCCATGTATGACGGCACCATTTTTGTCGGCGGCAAGATCGAGGATCTGGGCGTCGACGCGGTCGAGGGCGAAATGACCGAGCTCGACAAGGCATGGCTGGAGCGCAAGCTGAAGATGTACGGCCTGGAGGCGCCTAACGGCGTCGAGAACATGACCAAGATCGTGGCCGGCAAGCAGCTGTGGAATTACGACAACCTCGAGCCGTCGGAAAAGAAGATCGTCCTCTAA
- a CDS encoding class II glutamine amidotransferase, which produces MCGIAGIIHRNGAGDIGTEMTAMLQSLKHRGPDSTGFAVYGSAGSNEYVMRFMVAEQEDLTKGYEIHDEVKRRRAEVDKRLTGLGVNITEKVDATEYAFRYRFTFDGDMRKMADFVEDVEGTEILSLGSALELIKDLGDATTVADQYKLQGFKGTHAIGHTRMATESDVDIRSAHPYWAYPYNDISVVHNGQLTNYWIMRREMERKNFRFQSSCDSELIAVYLADKLESGVDLETAMHQSIDELDGVFTYLVATNDSLGMAKDVMAAKPMVLYESDDLVAMASEEVAIRQVLPQEIDTVDPYDREVRVWRN; this is translated from the coding sequence ATGTGTGGTATCGCCGGAATAATTCACCGCAACGGCGCGGGTGATATCGGCACCGAGATGACCGCCATGCTGCAGTCGCTGAAACACCGCGGCCCGGATTCGACGGGTTTCGCGGTCTACGGTTCGGCCGGTAGCAACGAGTATGTCATGCGGTTCATGGTCGCCGAACAGGAAGACCTCACCAAGGGCTACGAGATCCATGATGAGGTCAAGCGGCGGCGCGCCGAAGTCGACAAGCGCCTCACCGGCCTGGGTGTCAACATCACCGAAAAGGTCGACGCGACCGAGTATGCCTTCCGCTATCGCTTCACGTTCGACGGCGATATGCGCAAGATGGCCGACTTCGTCGAAGACGTCGAAGGCACCGAGATCCTGTCGCTCGGCAGCGCGCTTGAGCTAATCAAGGATCTGGGTGACGCGACGACGGTCGCCGACCAGTACAAGCTGCAGGGTTTCAAGGGCACCCACGCCATCGGCCACACCCGCATGGCGACGGAGTCGGATGTCGATATCCGCTCCGCCCATCCTTATTGGGCTTATCCCTATAACGACATCTCCGTCGTGCATAACGGCCAGCTGACCAACTACTGGATCATGCGCCGTGAGATGGAGCGCAAGAACTTCCGCTTCCAGTCGAGCTGCGACAGCGAGCTGATCGCGGTCTATCTCGCCGACAAGCTGGAATCCGGTGTCGACCTGGAAACCGCGATGCATCAGTCGATCGACGAACTGGATGGCGTCTTCACCTATCTGGTGGCGACCAATGACAGCTTGGGCATGGCCAAGGACGTCATGGCCGCCAAGCCGATGGTTCTCTACGAAAGCGACGACCTTGTCGCGATGGCGTCCGAAGAAGTCGCCATCCGCCAGGTGCTGCCCCAGGAAATCGACACCGTTGACCCCTATGACCGGGAGGTTCGGGTATGGCGAAACTAG